The sequence below is a genomic window from Nitrospinota bacterium.
ATTTTCAGGGTCGCCCAGGGCAAGGTCCAGCAATACTGCGCCGATGAGCGCAAGCCCGCCCGTCACCTGATCGCATCCTCAAGCGCCGCCACGAGCTTTGCGTTCTCCTTCTCACCGCGCACCGCCACGCGGAAATAGCGGGAGCCAAGCCCCCGGAAATTATCGCACCGCCGGATGGCCGCCCCTTTTTTCAACATGCGCGAATAAAGCGCATGGCAATCAAGCCCGTCAACGTTTATCCTGGCCAGGATGAAGTTTGCGGCGGGCGGAAAAACGGTGAACGCGCCGATTGGGCCGATATTTTTTATAAGCTCGTCCCGCCTTTCACGGACGAATTTTTGCGACGCGGCCACGTAGCCGTCGTCCATTACAGCTCTGGCGGCGGCGGCCTGGGCAAAGGTGTTCATTGACCATGGCGGAATGTGGTCGCGTATCGCCGAGGCGATCTTTTCATCGGCGACAAGGTATCCCGCGCGCAGGCCGGGGATGCAGAAAAGTTTTGTAAGCGACACCACCACGATCACGTTGCCCGGCCGGCGTATGGCCAGCGAGTCAAACCCCTCCACGAATCCGCCGAAGGACTCGTCCACCACAAAAGCCGACGAAGGGGATGAAAGCGCCAGTTCTCTTAATTCGTCCCCGCCCATCACGTGGCCTGTGGGATTGTTCGGCCTGCCGATGAACACGATATCGCCATCGCGAATCGTTCTTCGCAACGCATCTGCGTGAATCGCAAAACTGTCCGCTTCGCGGCATTCGACGGTCTCCACCTCCATTCGCGCCAGCAGGCAGGCCTTTTCGTAATCGGTGTATGAGGGGACCGGTATCACTCCCCTTTTGACCCGCAACGCGGCGGGTATGGCGCGTAAAAGTTCCGTGGCTCCATTGCCGGGCACAATATTACTCTCCGGCTCGCCGGTCTTTTGCGACACAGCGCGGACGAATCCGGAAGCGCCCGGGTCTGGATATTTTGTGATGTCGCCGTAAACGTCGTCGAGCAGCGGTTTTAACCACGACGGCGGCCCAAGCGGATTGAGGTTGGCCGAAAAATCGGTGATTTCGCCCGGCTTAAGGCCGGACTCTTCCGCGTATCGCCCTGTGTCCCCCCCGTGGTAAAAAAGGCCGCCGTTCATATCGCCGCCGTCAAAAGCAACAGCGAGACGGTCTCGGTCATTTCGCAAAGGGCGCCGTATGTGTCCCCCGTCATTCCGCCGATCTTGCGGCGGCAATAAGCGCCGAAAGCGAAGAATGTAAATGTGACGCCGATCACCCAGGCAATCCCGGTGATCCCGGCCATGACGGCTCCAGCGGCGGCCATTATAGCCCACCACAACACCGAGCCTCGCGTATTGACGCCCGGCGCAAAAACGTTTCCAAGCCCATTGGCGCCGGACACATATGGATATATGGAAATCGCCGCCAGCATGGCGATGCGGCCCGCGAAAGGAGTCAAAATCAGCGCCGCGCACGTCACGTCCGGCTTAAGCGAGGCGATGGAGGCCGATTTTAGCGCCACCACGCTTGCCACCGCGAACACCCCCATGGCCCCGGTCCTGCTGTCTTTCATGATCTCAAAAATGCGTTCCCGGGCGGCGCCGCTCAGGAAGCCGTCCGCCGTGTCCGCAAGGCCGTCCATGTGCAGCCCGCCGGATACCCACGACATGGCGATCGCCGTGATCACCGCCGCCGGCAGTGGAGCGAAAAGGTGGATGGCGCCGTAGTTGATCCCGATCAACAGGACTCCTATTAAAAGGCCCACGGCGGGGAAATGGATGGCGCACCCGGCCATATACTTCGTCTCCCCACGAAGGGATTCCGGAACGGGTAACGCCGTCAGAAAGGCCAGCGCGGCCATGAAGCGCTTCATTTGTCCGAACGGGAAACACCGGCGGACTCGAACGTGGCCACTTCGTTGAGCACCCTGTGGGCCGCTTCCACGATGCACATGGCGATGGCCGCGCCGCTCCCTTCGCCTAGCCGCATGTTAAGGTCCAGGTGCGCCCGCAAGCCAAGATTGTCGAGCATGACCTTGTGCCCCGGCTCCACGCTAAGGTGCGCCGCGATCATGTAGTCCGCCGCGTCCTTGCATATCGCCTTGGCCACCAGCGCCGCCGCCGTGGAAATGAATCCGTCCACCACCACCGGCTTGCGAAGCGACGCGGCGCCAAGGATCAGCCCGGCCAGCCCGCCGATTTCAAATCCGCCAACCTTCGCCAGCACGTCCAGCCCGTCGGCCGGGTTTGGCCTGTTCACCGCCAGCGCTTTTTCCACGACGCCGACTTTGCGCCTCCGCTGGGCGTCGTCAATGCCGGTCCCGCGCCCGGTGACTTCATCGGGGGATTTGCCGGTGATGGCGGAGACTATGGCCGAGCTTGGGGTGGTGTTGCCGATCCCCATGTCTCCCGTGCCAAAAACGTCGGTGGAATCCGCCAGGGAAAGCGCTGTCTCTATCCCTGCGGTGACTGCGGCCTGCGCCTCTTCCCGGCTCATGGCGGGGCCGGAGGCTATGTTGGACGAGCCTTTGCGTATCTTTTTGACGATAAATTTTACCCCGTCGGCCATGGCGGAAAGGTCAGAGTCCACCCCCATGTCCACCACCACCACCCGCGCTCCGCTCACCCGCGCCAACGCGTTTACCCCAGCGCCCCCCGCGATGAAATTTGCCACCATCTGGGCGGTGACGTCCTTGGGATACAGGCTCACCCCCTCGGCGGCGACGCCGTGGTCCCCCGCCATCACCACGATTGTTTTCCGGGCCACGTCAAACTTCATGTCCCCGGCCATCCCGGCGAGTGATTCGGCCAGGTCCATAATCCTGCCCAACGCCCATTGGGGCATGGTAAGGCTCATAAGCCTGGCGCGCGCGTTCTCCCGCGCCTTTGCGCTTGCCGGTTTGATGGCGGAGACGGTCTTTTCTATCAGGTTCATCACGATCCTCCATTTTTAAGTGACAGCGGAATGCCGCTTATTAACATATAGACTCCATCCGCCATGGCGGCCGTCTGCTGGTTCGCCCTGCCCAGCAGGTCGCGATACGACCGCCCCATGGCGTTGTCCGGCACGATTCCCAATCCCACCTCGTTTGTGACAAAAATAAAATCGGCGCCCGATGCTTTTGCCTGATTTAAGAATTCGAGGGCCGCCGACGCGATATCGTTTTCCTTCACGCCGTCATGGGCCAGCATCATGTTGCTCACCCACAGCGAAAGACAATCCACTATCGCCACGCATCCGGCAGGGACGCTTTCTATGGCTCCGGCAAGGTCGAGCGGCTCCTCGATCACCGTAAAACCTTTCCCCTCCCGTTTCTTCATATGCAGCGCGATCCGCTCCGCCATCTCCCCGTCGAGAGCCTGCGCCGTGGCGATAAAATAACGCGCCCGGCCGCTTTTCTCGGCGAGGTTCTGGGCGAATGCGCTTTTGCCGCTGCGGCATCCACCTGTCACCAGAGTCAGCTTTCCCATTTTCCATTCCCCACAAGAGCCGTCAGCACTCCTTTGCCATTGTGCGTTTCCACCACAGCCCGCCCCCCCGGCGGCACATAAAACGCGGAATACTTGCTGTATTCCAGCCCAAGCATGTGGCATAGCATGTACCGGATCACCCCGCCGTGGGTGAACACCGCAACGCAACCGCCGTCCGCCCGATTGATAATTTCCGCCGAAGCAGACTCCACCCTGGCGCAAAAATCGCGCAGCCGCTCGCCGTTGGGAAAAGTAAAGTCCATGCCGCCGGATTTCAGGGAGGAATAGCTTTCCGGGAACATTCTTTCAATTTCATCCGGCGCGAGGTTTTCCCAATCGCCAAAGTCCGCCTCCGCCAGGCTCTCCATCACCTTCACGGGCAGGCCGGTCAAAGCGGCCGTGGCAAGGGCGGTGCTGTGGGCGCGTTTTAAGGGGCTTGAGAAAATGGCGGAAGGTTTTTCGGGGATGAGATCTTTGGCCACCGTCTCCGCCTGCCTGATCCCATCGGGATCGAGCGGAATGTCCGAAACGCCGCAGAATCTCCCCTCGGCGGCGCATTTGGTGGAGCCGTGGCGGACTAAAATGATCTTGCCGGAACCGGTCATGCGGATTTCATCCGGCCAAACCGGGACGGAATGGAACAAACGCGCGTCATAACAATCCTCCATAGACAAATCAAGCC
It includes:
- the cobT gene encoding nicotinate-nucleotide--dimethylbenzimidazole phosphoribosyltransferase — protein: MNLIEKTVSAIKPASAKARENARARLMSLTMPQWALGRIMDLAESLAGMAGDMKFDVARKTIVVMAGDHGVAAEGVSLYPKDVTAQMVANFIAGGAGVNALARVSGARVVVVDMGVDSDLSAMADGVKFIVKKIRKGSSNIASGPAMSREEAQAAVTAGIETALSLADSTDVFGTGDMGIGNTTPSSAIVSAITGKSPDEVTGRGTGIDDAQRRRKVGVVEKALAVNRPNPADGLDVLAKVGGFEIGGLAGLILGAASLRKPVVVDGFISTAAALVAKAICKDAADYMIAAHLSVEPGHKVMLDNLGLRAHLDLNMRLGEGSGAAIAMCIVEAAHRVLNEVATFESAGVSRSDK
- the cobU gene encoding bifunctional adenosylcobinamide kinase/adenosylcobinamide-phosphate guanylyltransferase encodes the protein MGKLTLVTGGCRSGKSAFAQNLAEKSGRARYFIATAQALDGEMAERIALHMKKREGKGFTVIEEPLDLAGAIESVPAGCVAIVDCLSLWVSNMMLAHDGVKENDIASAALEFLNQAKASGADFIFVTNEVGLGIVPDNAMGRSYRDLLGRANQQTAAMADGVYMLISGIPLSLKNGGS
- a CDS encoding histidine phosphatase family protein; the encoded protein is MTGSGKIILVRHGSTKCAAEGRFCGVSDIPLDPDGIRQAETVAKDLIPEKPSAIFSSPLKRAHSTALATAALTGLPVKVMESLAEADFGDWENLAPDEIERMFPESYSSLKSGGMDFTFPNGERLRDFCARVESASAEIINRADGGCVAVFTHGGVIRYMLCHMLGLEYSKYSAFYVPPGGRAVVETHNGKGVLTALVGNGKWES
- a CDS encoding threonine-phosphate decarboxylase, whose product is MNGGLFYHGGDTGRYAEESGLKPGEITDFSANLNPLGPPSWLKPLLDDVYGDITKYPDPGASGFVRAVSQKTGEPESNIVPGNGATELLRAIPAALRVKRGVIPVPSYTDYEKACLLARMEVETVECREADSFAIHADALRRTIRDGDIVFIGRPNNPTGHVMGGDELRELALSSPSSAFVVDESFGGFVEGFDSLAIRRPGNVIVVVSLTKLFCIPGLRAGYLVADEKIASAIRDHIPPWSMNTFAQAAAARAVMDDGYVAASQKFVRERRDELIKNIGPIGAFTVFPPAANFILARINVDGLDCHALYSRMLKKGAAIRRCDNFRGLGSRYFRVAVRGEKENAKLVAALEDAIR
- the cobS gene encoding adenosylcobinamide-GDP ribazoletransferase, producing MKRFMAALAFLTALPVPESLRGETKYMAGCAIHFPAVGLLIGVLLIGINYGAIHLFAPLPAAVITAIAMSWVSGGLHMDGLADTADGFLSGAARERIFEIMKDSRTGAMGVFAVASVVALKSASIASLKPDVTCAALILTPFAGRIAMLAAISIYPYVSGANGLGNVFAPGVNTRGSVLWWAIMAAAGAVMAGITGIAWVIGVTFTFFAFGAYCRRKIGGMTGDTYGALCEMTETVSLLLLTAAI